The stretch of DNA TAGCGTCCGGTGGCAATACGTGCCCGTCCCGGCGGATGATCTGAAGCACATCGGGATAGGGCTCTTCGAGCGATTTCACCTGCGTGAAGCGAGGTGTCGTGGTTTCGCCGTCTCGGCGATGCTCTGCCGGGGTGCCGTCCGGCGAGACGCCGGAACCACCTTTTTGCGCGATGAAGATCATGGGGAAGGTAGACGATGTCTCGAAGACCGGAAGCTCCCCGAAGTCCGTGATGCTGAGGATGCGTGCGTTCTCTGCCATGTACTTGCGCAGGTTGGCGCCGTACTTTGCCCGGAACCACTTGTTGGATGAGATGAACGCCAGCATGCCGCCCGGACGCAGAATCTCCATCGAGCGCAGGTAGAAGTAGCAGTAGAGGTCTGCGGTGCCGCAGTAGGTTTCGGGGTACACCTTCTGCAGCGCGGGCTTCAGGTGCTTGATCAGCTCCTGCCGAACGTACGGTGGATTGGCCACCACGATATCGAAGCCACCGCCGTCTGCTAGGAACACCTCGGCGAAGTCAACGAGCCAGTCGAAGCCGTCCTGCCCAGTGGTAGGGCGCACCCAGGTCGCTATCTCTGTCCGCGCATCACCAATGCGCTGTTTGAGCTCCTGCCGTGTCACCTCGTCCGTCGGGTGCGCGTACTCCGCCTTGAGTGCCGCGAAGCGCTGAATCTGCTCTTGACGGAACATGTCCTTGTTCACGACTCTCTCTTCCGGCACTGGCTGCGGCCCGAGCACCGAGTCTCCGACTTCGATCTTATAGTCCAAGTTCGGCAGGGGTTCGGGCTTGTCGTCCTCGAAGTCCACGGCCAGGGAGAGCCAGAGGCGGAGTCGCGCGATGCTGACCGCGAAGGGGTCTATGTCCACCCCGTACAGGTTCTCTTGGATGATCTCCAGCTTGCGCCGGTAGTCGCTCACGGGGTCCACGTTCTTTGCTGCGAACAGGCATCTCCGAAGGGCTATCAGCTCCTGCAACATGCCGAGCAGGTATGCGCCGGAGCCGCAGGCCGGGTCGCACGCCTTCACGGTTCGCAGTTTCTCCAGCACCGCTTCCGGGTCGGCGAGAAGGGTCGCATCGTGTTCATCCACGAACTTCTCAATGGCCTCGCCCCCGCCCAGGTACCCCTTCAGCGCCTCGCGGCACATGAAGGAGACGACGGGGCGCGGCGTGTAGTAGCTTCCGCTCTCGTGCCTTCCGGTTACCAGCTCTTCGAAGATCTTGCCGAGCATCTCCGGGTCCACGGCTACGTCCACGTCCAGCGGCGTGTTTTCCATGACCGTGAAATTGAAGGAGCGGAACAGCCCACCATGGTCCGCTAGGATGTTTTGGAACACTGTGTCGGGGACGACGATGCCGGCTACGTCTAGCACTGCGTCCCGCTCGAACAAGCCGCCGTTAAGGTAGGGGACCTTGCCGAGGATGGGTTCGAGTTTGTGGCCGCCGCCGATGCCGTTGGGGCAGTTCAGGCCGCTGAAGAAGAGATACTCTAGGACGCTGTAGAAGGTTGGGGTGTGTCGGTGGGGTTTCTGCAGGTACCTCTGGTAGAGGGTGTGGAGGTAGTCGTTGCTTCCGTTCAGCTCCAGCCACCCCATCTTCTCGATGAACGCGACGAACATGAGGCGGTTGAAGAGGGACTGGACGAAGAGGTGCTTCTGCTCGTCCGAGCCGGGGTGTACGACCATCGCCTTGGTCGCTTCGAACACCTCGCGGTAGCGGGAGTAGAATTCCTTCGTCAGCTTCTCGACGTCCCAGGCCTCGTGCCAGCGGTCCTGGTTGCTCCAGGCGAGATGGGGGAGATTGCGCGTGAGGAGCGTCCGAGCGGAGTGGGGATCGGACCATCCGAAGGTGCGAAGCTTGGCGTTGGCCGGTTTGTCGCCGGCGAAGTGACCGAGGGTGAATGTTGCCTGCTCGCTGCGGCACACGAACAGGATGTTGTCGTGCGGCCAGGTGACGTGTCCGTGCGTCTGCCTGGCTTTCTCCGCAACCTTCGTTAGGATCCTGCGAAGGTCGCTACGGCGCAGTCTGTTGGTCCCGAAGTCCACGAGAAAGATGCCCCAGCGCTGGTTGGAGTCGAGCTTCTGCACTGCGGCGAGGGACTGCACGCCTGGGATGTCCGTGATGCCGTAGAGCGGAGCAACCCCGGTGAAGGTGCTCCACTCGGGGGTCGGCCAGTCGAGTTCGGGGGCATCGTGAAATAGGCGAGCGAGGCCATCGAAGCCCGCGACGGAAGCGAGTTGCTGTGGAGTGATTGCCATGCTCCTTGGCCTATACCTCCATCCAACAGATCAGCTCGTCTTTCAGCGTCTGCGGTGTTTGGGCTTCGAACCGGAGTCGGGCAAGCACTTCGGATTCGACGAGCTTGCGCAGACGGTCTCGTTCAGCCCCCGGCATCTTGACCTCCCGCGGCGTGCCTTGGGCGCATGCGATGGCCTGGTGGATTGCCTCGATGTCCTCCTCGACCTGACCGGTTTCCCGGTCAACCAGGAACCATCGCACATCGAAGACCGGTGACTCTCCGTCGGGGCCTGGCTCCGTACCCGTCGGGATGCGGTAGGCGAGGAAGAGCTTGGAGCCTCCTCTGGGCTTTCCCGAGTAGATGCGGTTCGGATAGGACACACTTTGGTTCCAGACCTCGGGGTACTTCTGCTCTAGCTGGTGCGCCACGAGGCGTAGCTGCTCCTCTTTGGACATCGTGAAGTCGCCGAGGTTCTGGTAGAAGTCCATCGCCTTGAAGTCGTCTTCAGCAGTGAGAACGGGGGCTTCGATGCCGAGAGTGCGGTTGATGGCAATCAGCTTGCCGGTGACCCTTTCGTAGAGGTGCAGCAACCGTCTGAGCTCGTCTGGCGGCAGGAAGTTGTACACGTACACCTTGTCGTAGTCCACCGGCTTGGACGGGTC from Fimbriimonadia bacterium encodes:
- a CDS encoding Eco57I restriction-modification methylase domain-containing protein — encoded protein: MAITPQQLASVAGFDGLARLFHDAPELDWPTPEWSTFTGVAPLYGITDIPGVQSLAAVQKLDSNQRWGIFLVDFGTNRLRRSDLRRILTKVAEKARQTHGHVTWPHDNILFVCRSEQATFTLGHFAGDKPANAKLRTFGWSDPHSARTLLTRNLPHLAWSNQDRWHEAWDVEKLTKEFYSRYREVFEATKAMVVHPGSDEQKHLFVQSLFNRLMFVAFIEKMGWLELNGSNDYLHTLYQRYLQKPHRHTPTFYSVLEYLFFSGLNCPNGIGGGHKLEPILGKVPYLNGGLFERDAVLDVAGIVVPDTVFQNILADHGGLFRSFNFTVMENTPLDVDVAVDPEMLGKIFEELVTGRHESGSYYTPRPVVSFMCREALKGYLGGGEAIEKFVDEHDATLLADPEAVLEKLRTVKACDPACGSGAYLLGMLQELIALRRCLFAAKNVDPVSDYRRKLEIIQENLYGVDIDPFAVSIARLRLWLSLAVDFEDDKPEPLPNLDYKIEVGDSVLGPQPVPEERVVNKDMFRQEQIQRFAALKAEYAHPTDEVTRQELKQRIGDARTEIATWVRPTTGQDGFDWLVDFAEVFLADGGGFDIVVANPPYVRQELIKHLKPALQKVYPETYCGTADLYCYFYLRSMEILRPGGMLAFISSNKWFRAKYGANLRKYMAENARILSITDFGELPVFETSSTFPMIFIAQKGGSGVSPDGTPAEHRRDGETTTPRFTQVKSLEEPYPDVLQIIRRDGHVLPPDAIRGEDWRLTDSATLAMLDKMESAGIPLGEYVQGRIYRGILTGCNAAFVIDGAKRAELIAADPKSEEIIKPLAVGDDIRRWRIERKDRWLIFMRHGTDPRRYPAIMDHLAQFRKELEPRPRDWDEAKQGHWPGRKPGSYEWYEIQDTVDYYPAFEQPKIVFPDIAKVPRFTYDAEGVHITNTAYFVGGDDLYLLGVLNSSPMWEYCSRRLTVIGDEAKAGRLRFFEQFVSHLPIARSPAPARDAIARLAQRCLDARGVGCEEWEAEIDDRVAKLYGL